In Maridesulfovibrio sp., the genomic stretch GCCTACCGAGCATTTCCTGACTTAGGGTGAGAGCCTCGGAACCCTCAGCTGCCATGGTCTTCAATTCCTGACCTTGGATTTCTATTTTCTCCAAGATCAGGTCAAACCCTTCCAGATAAGCCCGTGCCGCTTCTTCAAGGCCAGCGAAATCCAACCCAGATGCTGTTGAGACCCATGCATTTTGGCGAAGAACTGCACACTCATCAATGACAGTACTGAGAATTGTACGGGTCTGTTTTGCATATTCAGCATTTGCCGTTCTCAGATAATTTGCAAAAGTGAATCTCGAGGTGACAAATTGCTTTTCTATTTCACCGATTGCGATGTAAGCATCAAATACGCTTCTCATACCTGTGGATACGTCAGATCCGCTTATTCCGCGCTCCATTGCTTGTCGGGAACTTCCGGAAATATTGTTCAAAATTGTATTTAAAGTGCTTGCAGCAGCAACACAATTACTGATTGCTTCTTTTTTGGCGTCCTCAAGCTGAGCATATTTTTTAAAACTAGCACTATATGCAGAAGCTTTTTCAGACACCGCCATAACATCAGTAAGACCTTCCCCACTGAAAAGACCTTTATTGGCAGTGATATTATGCCCGATGCTGTTAATTGAATTGTCAAATTTATCTGTATACTCAGTAGTTCCTCTCAAAGTATAATAAAGAACCATCAAACGTGAATTATACATATCGGCGACAGCATTGCTGACAACTCCTGTCCGCTTAGCTTCATCAGCAACCTTGGAAAGTCCATACCAACCAACAGAACCGACAACCGCTGTCAAAAGCAGGACAATTACAAATCCTCCACCGATCTTCCACCCAAGCTGCAAATTTTTAAACATCTGCTGTCTCCTATTAGCTTCTTATTTCCCTTAAAAAAATCAACGTACCCTTGGCCTGATATGGATTCATTCAAGTTATAGTAGCCCGTAAAGAACTAAAAATTATTTCCAATTAGTAACTGTTTTGCAGCAACTAAAATTTATTGGCAGTTTTAATCTGCAATATGCTTGCGAACAGCTTCTAGAGCTCTATCCAACTCAGCAATCACTTTTGGCATATATTCACGCACAACCTCCATGTCTCCTTTCCGCGCAGCCAGCTCAATAGATTCAGAGACCACAGCAGTCTCTTCTGCTCTTACAGTCGCGGAGATTCCCTTTAATGCATGTGAATATTTGACTATCAAATCCACTTCACCTGAATCCAAGGCTTGCCTAAGCCCTTGAAGCCTTTCAGGCGCATCAACGAGGTACACTCTTAAAATTTCATGCCCCAACTCAACATCACCGCCGAGGTGTTTATAAAAAGCCTGCTCGTTAAAGATCATCTCAGACATGCTGTCCTCCACTTATAATGATGTTGGTTAGGTTCTTTCATATTTACGGCTAATTGGACAATAAGTTATAGGCGGGAAGTTCCTGGTTGAGCTTGCTCCGCAATAACCGCTCTTGTCCATTCTTTTTAGCTATATTTACAGCGTTCGCCAACTCTCTCAAACCTTCACTAAATCTAAACACCTTGAGATTTGTGATTCCAACCTCGGCGCTCAATCGCCAATCATT encodes the following:
- a CDS encoding Hpt domain-containing protein gives rise to the protein MSEMIFNEQAFYKHLGGDVELGHEILRVYLVDAPERLQGLRQALDSGEVDLIVKYSHALKGISATVRAEETAVVSESIELAARKGDMEVVREYMPKVIAELDRALEAVRKHIAD